One genomic window of Candidatus Trichorickettsia mobilis includes the following:
- a CDS encoding ABC transporter substrate-binding protein: MLTILFSLEQLRKSFTLFLTCTIFITSLFIQTAVASKTLISINQFVNHPALDDARHGIEAALKDRLLLPAYIEIKFSSAQGSIANAVQIAQYHASLDPAFMIAIATPSAQANLRARNNSTLAFLAVTDPIAAGFEHINNIIGVSDAPDISRLLDIAQKLLKFKTIGIIFNPGESNSVQTVEMLKKLAATHRIKVQQVAINSSADVKVATQKLIGQVELIYLSKDNLVVSALDSLIQVTSKAKIPVIANDPSLVAKGLLLAWGCDYFESGKQLGNMIADLIEGKELATKIQSAKINKLLINYKVAETLNIHVPKELELQETQ, encoded by the coding sequence ATGTTAACTATACTATTTTCGCTTGAGCAGCTAAGGAAGAGCTTTACGCTTTTCCTAACTTGCACAATATTTATAACTTCATTATTTATTCAAACTGCTGTTGCTAGTAAGACTTTGATAAGTATCAACCAATTTGTGAATCATCCTGCGCTCGATGATGCAAGGCATGGTATCGAAGCAGCATTAAAAGATAGATTATTATTACCAGCATACATAGAAATTAAATTCAGTAGCGCTCAAGGAAGTATAGCTAATGCTGTTCAGATTGCTCAATACCATGCCTCGCTGGATCCAGCCTTTATGATCGCCATTGCCACTCCGTCAGCTCAGGCTAATCTTAGGGCACGCAATAATTCTACCTTAGCTTTTTTAGCAGTGACTGACCCGATAGCTGCGGGGTTTGAACATATTAATAATATAATTGGTGTCAGTGATGCTCCTGACATCTCTCGACTTTTAGATATTGCGCAAAAATTATTAAAATTTAAAACTATCGGCATTATTTTTAATCCTGGCGAATCTAATTCTGTTCAAACTGTTGAAATGCTAAAAAAACTTGCAGCCACTCACCGCATTAAAGTACAACAGGTAGCAATCAATTCTTCTGCTGATGTTAAGGTAGCAACGCAAAAACTTATTGGCCAGGTAGAATTGATTTATTTATCAAAAGATAATCTAGTGGTTTCAGCTTTAGATAGTTTGATTCAAGTTACCAGTAAAGCAAAAATTCCAGTGATTGCTAATGATCCAAGTTTAGTAGCCAAAGGCTTATTACTGGCATGGGGTTGTGATTATTTCGAAAGTGGTAAACAGCTAGGTAATATGATTGCTGATCTCATTGAAGGCAAAGAACTTGCTACTAAAATTCAATCAGCAAAAATTAATAAATTACTAATTAATTATAAAGTAGCTGAAACATTAAATATTCATGTTCCCAAAGAATTAGAGTTACAGGAGACACAGTGA
- a CDS encoding ABC transporter substrate-binding protein, which yields MEQNINNKAAGVIAQIIDHKLQLFSININLLYLLLTSIILAYINPVFAKPHKPQTVIAITEIVQHPALEEAKVGILDILKESGYIEGENLKIIQQNAQGNIANASLIAKNFIHLNPDAIIAISTPSAQSVLNVAKNTKIPIIFSTVTDPVAAGLVHDLSIAEDRITGSMDYPPIPEVIALIKTLMPNIKTLGILYNTGEANSVKTVGLVKAAVNNQWQIIESTTPNSAQVSQALYRLIGKVDAVYLPSDNTVFASMPTIVQIARKHKLPLFSNEPTGVKQGVLACIGYTQYAVGRTAGKLLLKMLNGETKLKVEKPEQTEIFINKTSAEILGIAIPKEMLGHTVQIFGEN from the coding sequence ATGGAACAGAATATTAATAATAAAGCAGCAGGTGTCATCGCCCAAATAATTGATCACAAATTACAGTTATTCTCCATTAATATCAATCTACTGTATCTATTACTCACCTCAATAATTTTAGCCTATATCAATCCAGTGTTTGCCAAGCCTCATAAGCCTCAGACGGTAATTGCAATTACTGAAATTGTTCAGCATCCTGCTCTTGAAGAAGCTAAAGTTGGAATCCTAGATATTTTAAAAGAATCTGGATATATTGAGGGAGAAAATTTAAAAATAATTCAGCAAAATGCTCAAGGTAACATTGCTAATGCAAGCTTAATTGCCAAAAATTTTATCCATCTTAATCCAGATGCAATTATTGCTATTTCTACTCCTTCAGCACAGTCTGTACTAAATGTAGCCAAAAATACAAAAATTCCGATTATATTTTCTACAGTTACAGACCCGGTAGCTGCAGGGTTGGTTCATGATCTATCAATAGCAGAAGATCGTATCACCGGATCAATGGATTATCCACCAATCCCAGAAGTCATAGCGCTTATCAAAACGCTAATGCCTAATATCAAAACTCTTGGTATTTTATACAATACTGGAGAAGCTAATTCGGTCAAAACGGTAGGATTAGTAAAAGCTGCTGTAAATAATCAATGGCAAATTATTGAATCGACCACCCCTAATTCTGCTCAAGTAAGTCAGGCCTTATATCGACTTATAGGTAAAGTTGATGCAGTATATCTTCCTTCAGATAATACCGTATTTGCCAGTATGCCCACAATAGTACAAATTGCTCGCAAGCATAAACTGCCGCTTTTTTCCAATGAACCTACTGGAGTTAAGCAAGGAGTATTAGCGTGTATTGGTTATACTCAATATGCTGTCGGCAGAACAGCAGGGAAACTTCTATTAAAAATGCTAAACGGAGAAACTAAGCTTAAGGTCGAAAAGCCTGAGCAAACTGAAATTTTTATTAATAAAACCTCTGCAGAGATTTTAGGTATTGCCATACCTAAAGAGATGTTGGGGCATACGGTACAAATATTCGGTGAAAATTGA